The following are from one region of the Aquipuribacter nitratireducens genome:
- a CDS encoding DUF4307 domain-containing protein — MEQGRDAVTPGVPADDVAARYARPPRRGGRALAVAVAVLGGLLAVSAFALVTRAVLADDVRWREVSFEVVDDHLVRTTFEVYADPGDRLRCQVRAADARYGDVGQVDVDLDPLAERATSVTTEVRTTSRAVTSSVRTCILVP; from the coding sequence GTGGAGCAGGGCCGGGACGCGGTCACGCCGGGTGTGCCCGCCGACGACGTGGCGGCCCGCTACGCCCGTCCGCCGCGACGCGGCGGGCGCGCCCTCGCCGTCGCCGTCGCAGTGCTCGGTGGCCTCCTCGCGGTGTCGGCCTTCGCGCTCGTGACCCGCGCCGTCCTCGCCGACGACGTGCGGTGGCGGGAGGTGTCGTTCGAGGTGGTCGACGACCACCTCGTGCGGACGACCTTCGAGGTGTACGCCGACCCCGGCGACCGGCTGCGCTGCCAGGTCCGGGCCGCCGACGCCCGCTACGGCGACGTCGGGCAGGTCGACGTCGACCTGGACCCGCTGGCGGAGCGCGCGACGAGCGTGACGACCGAGGTCCGCACGACCTCCCGCGCCGTCACGTCGTCGGTGCGGACGTGCATCCTCGTCCCCTGA
- the mca gene encoding mycothiol conjugate amidase Mca: MSEQLRLMAVHAHPDDESSKGAATTARYVADGVDVLVVSCTGGERGDVLNPRLQHDPEVVRDIVGYRRREMAEAVRILGVQHRWLGFVDSGLPEGDPLPPLPDGCFALEPLEIAAAPLVRLVREFRPHVMTTYDENGGYPHPDHIMCHRVSVEAYEAAGDPDRYVGHGAPPWTPLKLYYNQTFSRLKITAYHEALLASGAESPFAEWMERWEEREERPVTTRVPVGDHIETADAALRAHATQVDPDGFWFAVPAALRREVWPTEDYELARSRVGGPVAGTPEADGVIEDDLFAGVREHLAAQAAGVAR; the protein is encoded by the coding sequence GTGAGCGAGCAGCTCCGCCTGATGGCCGTCCACGCGCACCCGGACGACGAGTCGAGCAAGGGCGCGGCGACCACGGCCCGCTACGTCGCCGACGGCGTCGACGTCCTCGTCGTCAGCTGCACGGGAGGCGAGCGCGGCGACGTCCTCAACCCCCGGCTGCAGCACGACCCCGAGGTGGTCCGCGACATCGTCGGGTACCGCCGCCGGGAGATGGCCGAGGCCGTCCGCATCCTCGGGGTGCAGCACCGCTGGCTCGGGTTCGTCGACTCCGGGCTGCCCGAGGGAGACCCCCTGCCGCCCCTGCCGGACGGCTGCTTCGCCCTCGAGCCCCTCGAGATCGCGGCCGCCCCGCTCGTGCGGCTCGTCCGGGAGTTCCGCCCGCACGTCATGACGACGTACGACGAGAACGGCGGCTACCCGCACCCGGACCACATCATGTGCCACCGGGTCTCCGTCGAGGCGTACGAGGCCGCGGGCGACCCCGACCGCTACGTCGGCCACGGCGCGCCGCCGTGGACGCCGCTCAAGCTCTACTACAACCAGACCTTCTCCCGACTCAAGATCACCGCCTACCACGAGGCGCTCCTCGCCTCGGGTGCCGAGTCGCCGTTCGCGGAGTGGATGGAGCGCTGGGAGGAGCGGGAGGAGCGCCCCGTCACCACGCGCGTGCCGGTCGGCGACCACATCGAGACCGCTGACGCCGCCCTGCGCGCCCACGCCACGCAGGTCGACCCCGACGGGTTCTGGTTCGCGGTGCCGGCGGCGCTGCGCCGCGAGGTGTGGCCGACGGAGGACTACGAGCTCGCGCGCAGCCGCGTCGGCGGTCCCGTGGCGGGCACGCCCGAGGCCGACGGCGTCATCGAGGACGACCTGTTCGCCGGGGTCCGAGAGCACCTCGCCGCCCAGGCCGCCGGGGTCGCGAGGTGA